Proteins encoded in a region of the Pseudomonas sp. GOM7 genome:
- the pbpC gene encoding peptidoglycan glycosyltransferase PbpC (penicillin-binding protein 1C), which produces MRRLTRRWLLILLLPLALLWLADRLFPLPLPEDDLARVVLAEDGTPLWRFADRDGVWRYPVTPQEVSPYYLEALLTYEDRWFRQHPGVNPLALGRAAWQNLSGGRVVSGGSTLSMQVARLLDPHGRNLSGKLKQLWRTAQLEWHLSKDEILTLYLNRAPFGGTLQGVAAASWSYLGKPPSQLTRAEAALLAVLPQAPSRLRPDRHPERAQAARDKVLRRLAEFRVWPQARIDEALEEPVFLAPRREPSLAPLLARRLNRPGSPPLIRTTLDAALQLRLEDLLLGWRARLPERTSVAILVVEHESMAVRAYLGSVDIADTARFGHVDMVRALRSPGSTLKPFLYGLALDAGLIHSESLLQDVPRHYGDYRPGNFAAGFTGPVSASTALATSLNLPAVQLLEAYGPKRFAGELRSAGVPIRLPALAEPSLALILGGGGTRLESLVSGYSAFARGGMAARVRLQPSDTLRERRLLSPGAAWIIRRILSGQARPDRDPRAQLAQRPTLAWKTGTSYGFRDAWAIGVGPRHLIGVWIGRPDGTPVPGQFGLASAAPLLLQVHDLLVGRDSQRGLAPPPDPQPAEVGVAAICWPLGQPLAKDDPNCRRQRFAWTLEGTTPPTLQATDQPLGSGLRERYWVNAKGLRVAPGCPGAEARELLLWPAPLEPWLPRRERRTARLPAGDPNCPPPPSGQAAPLSIVGVREGDRLRRPQGSSEPLRLSLSTLGGSGQRWWFVDGEPQGETPANGSFNHGFAPGRHQLSVLDAAGQTAKLEFSVGP; this is translated from the coding sequence ATGCGCCGCCTGACTCGCCGCTGGCTCCTTATCCTCCTGCTCCCCCTGGCCCTGCTCTGGCTCGCCGACCGCCTGTTCCCGCTGCCCTTGCCCGAGGACGACCTGGCCCGTGTGGTGCTGGCCGAGGACGGCACGCCGTTGTGGCGTTTCGCCGATCGCGATGGCGTATGGCGTTACCCAGTGACGCCGCAGGAGGTCTCGCCCTATTACCTCGAAGCGCTGCTCACCTACGAGGATCGCTGGTTCCGCCAGCACCCCGGGGTCAACCCGCTGGCGCTGGGTCGCGCCGCCTGGCAGAACCTCTCCGGCGGGCGCGTGGTGTCCGGTGGCAGCACCCTGTCGATGCAGGTGGCGCGCCTGCTCGACCCGCATGGCCGCAACCTGTCCGGCAAGCTCAAGCAGCTCTGGCGTACCGCGCAACTGGAATGGCACCTGTCCAAGGATGAGATCCTCACGCTGTACCTCAATCGCGCGCCCTTCGGCGGCACCCTGCAAGGCGTGGCGGCGGCGAGCTGGAGTTACCTGGGCAAGCCGCCGAGCCAGCTCACCCGCGCCGAGGCGGCGTTGCTCGCGGTACTGCCGCAGGCGCCCAGCCGCTTGCGCCCGGATCGTCACCCCGAGCGGGCCCAGGCCGCGCGCGACAAGGTGCTCAGGCGACTGGCCGAGTTCCGGGTGTGGCCGCAGGCGCGTATCGATGAAGCCCTGGAGGAACCGGTATTCCTCGCCCCGCGCCGCGAACCGAGCCTGGCGCCCCTGCTGGCGCGGCGGCTGAACCGCCCAGGCAGCCCGCCGTTGATTCGCACCACCCTCGATGCCGCGTTGCAGCTACGCCTGGAAGATCTGCTGCTGGGCTGGCGCGCACGCCTGCCGGAGCGCACCTCGGTGGCCATTCTGGTGGTCGAGCACGAAAGTATGGCGGTACGCGCCTACCTCGGCTCGGTGGATATCGCCGATACCGCGCGCTTCGGCCATGTCGACATGGTGCGTGCGCTGCGCTCGCCCGGCTCGACGCTGAAACCCTTCCTCTACGGCCTGGCGTTGGACGCCGGGCTGATCCATTCCGAGTCGCTGCTGCAGGACGTGCCCCGGCATTACGGCGATTACCGTCCCGGCAACTTCGCCGCCGGCTTCACCGGCCCGGTGTCGGCCAGCACTGCCCTGGCCACCTCGCTCAATCTGCCAGCGGTGCAACTGCTCGAAGCCTATGGGCCCAAGCGCTTCGCCGGTGAGCTGCGCAGCGCCGGTGTGCCGATCCGCCTGCCGGCCCTGGCCGAGCCCAGCCTGGCGCTGATTCTCGGTGGTGGCGGCACGCGCCTGGAATCGCTGGTGAGCGGTTACAGCGCCTTTGCCCGAGGCGGCATGGCCGCACGGGTGCGCCTGCAACCGAGCGATACCCTGCGCGAGCGGCGCCTGCTGTCGCCGGGTGCGGCCTGGATCATCCGCCGTATTCTCAGCGGTCAGGCGCGGCCTGATCGCGACCCGCGCGCGCAACTGGCGCAGCGCCCCACCCTGGCCTGGAAAACCGGCACCAGCTATGGCTTTCGCGACGCCTGGGCCATCGGCGTCGGCCCGCGTCATCTGATCGGCGTGTGGATCGGTCGCCCGGACGGCACGCCGGTGCCTGGTCAGTTCGGCCTGGCGTCCGCCGCGCCCCTGCTGCTGCAGGTGCATGATCTGCTGGTGGGCCGCGACAGCCAGCGCGGCCTGGCGCCGCCGCCCGACCCGCAGCCGGCTGAGGTCGGCGTCGCGGCCATCTGCTGGCCACTGGGCCAACCACTGGCCAAGGATGATCCCAATTGCCGCCGGCAGCGCTTCGCCTGGACGCTGGAGGGCACCACGCCGCCGACCCTGCAGGCGACCGACCAGCCCCTGGGCAGCGGCCTGCGCGAGCGCTACTGGGTGAATGCCAAGGGGCTGCGCGTGGCGCCCGGTTGCCCAGGTGCCGAGGCCCGCGAGCTGCTGCTCTGGCCGGCACCACTGGAGCCCTGGCTGCCGCGCCGCGAACGGCGTACCGCGCGCCTGCCGGCTGGCGACCCGAACTGCCCACCGCCACCCAGCGGCCAGGCAGCGCCACTGAGCATCGTCGGCGTGCGTGAGGGTGACCGTCTGCGTCGACCGCAGGGCAGCAGCGAACCGCTGCGGTTGAGCTTATCCACCCTGGGCGGCAGCGGTCAGCGCTGGTGGTTCGTCGATGGTGAGCCACAGGGCGAAACCCCGGCCAATGGCAGCTTCAACCACGGTTTCGCGCCCGGTCGGCACCAGCTCAGCGTGCTCGATGCCGCTGGGCAGACGGCCAAGCTGGAGTTCAGCGTCGGGCCATAG
- a CDS encoding endonuclease domain-containing protein → MTLLDNAKRLRREMTDAEQRLWHHLRAHRFLGLKFKRQKPIGPYIVDFICTERWLVIELDGGQHQQQAEYDHQRERYLAGRGYRVLRFWNHQVLAETEAVLERIRLAVGEQDGL, encoded by the coding sequence ATGACACTACTCGACAACGCCAAGCGCCTGCGCCGTGAAATGACCGACGCCGAGCAACGACTCTGGCATCACCTGCGTGCTCACCGCTTTCTTGGCTTGAAGTTCAAACGGCAGAAACCCATTGGCCCCTATATCGTCGATTTCATCTGCACCGAACGATGGCTGGTCATCGAACTCGACGGTGGCCAGCATCAGCAGCAGGCGGAGTACGACCACCAACGTGAGCGTTATCTGGCAGGTCGAGGCTATCGTGTACTGCGTTTCTGGAATCATCAGGTACTGGCGGAAACGGAGGCGGTACTTGAACGGATTCGTCTTGCAGTCGGCGAGCAAGACGGTTTGTGA
- a CDS encoding alpha-2-macroglobulin family protein gives MPNKGLLLALVLSLLSACDSSQPPATVTSPEPAAQQTQAAKPAVDREALAKRYAGRELEVVDVSEVQLDGASALSVTFSVPLDPDQRFAERLHLVDSKDGKVDGAWEITDSLNELRLRHLEPQRKLVLTIDAGLKAINGSKLAAEHISRFETRDLQASVGFASRGSLLPTRLAEGLPVIALNVDKVNVEFFRIKPEALPRFLSRWGRASNLDTWEARELLPMADLVYGGRFDLNPARNTRETLLLPIAGLEPFKQPGVYLAVMREAGSYSYSQPATLFSLSDIGLSAHRYRDRLDVFTQALEGGAAQSGVQLELLDGDGALLAEGKTDSAGHAQLPLPAKAEVLLAKQDEQTSLLRLNAPALDLAEFDITGPAAHPLQFFVFGPRDLYRPGETVLLNGLLRDADGKPVKAQPVSVEVRRPDEQVSRKFVWNADDDGLYQYQLPLAEEAPTGRWQLLLDLGDGHRQLYEFLVEDFLPERMALELEGQDGPIAPGDEASFSVTGRYLYGAPAAGNRLSGQLYVRPLREAVASLPGYQFGDITEADLTQDQELEEQNLDEQGHATLTPENRWGDARSPLRLILQASLQESGGRPITRRVIQPVWPAERLPGVRGLFDGEEVDADSMAEFEVLVADAEGNKLAADNLNVRLVRERRDYFWSFSDGEGWRHNYTEKFLTLSDEPLKVAAGGTAKVSFPVEWGPYRVEVVDNQTGLVSSLRFWAGYRWQDNADGGAVRPDQVKLALDKPGYAAGDVARITVTPPAAGNGYLLVESSDGPLWWQEISVPAEGKTFELPIDEKWARHDLYLSALVIRPGERKAQVTPKRAVGLLHLPLERAPRKLAVSLQAPEKMRPKQPLKVKVSARNADGSIPDKVHVLLAAVDVGILNITEFATPDPFASFFGRKGYGADQMDIYGQLIEAQGRIASLAFGGDAGLEAGGKRPDTSVLIVALQSDALKLNEQGEGEVSLDIPDFNGELRLMAQAWSDERFGMAEAKTVVAAPLIAELSMPRFLAGGDETTLALDVTNLSGAAQKLDVQLDVSGQLRLLGNAQAPLSLKDGQRTTLRIPVRAEGGLGQGHIQVKVQGLSLPNEQLGSFSRDWTLGVRPAYPAQLQHFRAVLNEGEPWSMPAGTLNQFEPAGLEAVLALSSRPPLNLGEQIRALKAYPYGCLEQTTSGLYPSLYADAASLKKLGLAGEPDEQRRKSIELGIERLLGMQRHNGGFGLWSAESEEEYWLTAYVTDFLLRAREQGFGVPAEALKKATDRLLRYLQQSSLIEASYSQDSAHTRFAVQAYAGYVLARSQQAPLGALRSLFERRGDARSGLPLVQLAAALKLMGDAPRAEQALNQGLILQRDGERWMADYGSALRDQALILAVLEEQDMAAGQREQRLFDLADELASQRWLSTQERNALFLAGRGILGKPEQAWSAKLASGAFQFELSNQQPGLKLERDELAEPLSVSNAGSATLYQQLTLSGYPTQAPRAGGENLSIEREYLGMDGRPLDLQRLNSGELVLVHLAVRAKQRVPDALVVDLLPAGLELENQNLASSAASLEDAGSNVKEWGRAMQNARIKHQEYRGDRYVAAVDVDGYDTTHLLYLARAVTPGSYRVPPPQVESMYRPNWQALGSAPQGMVVRGR, from the coding sequence ATGCCGAACAAAGGACTGCTTCTGGCCCTGGTGCTGAGCCTGCTCAGCGCCTGTGATTCCTCCCAACCTCCCGCCACGGTGACCAGCCCCGAGCCTGCCGCGCAGCAGACCCAGGCGGCCAAGCCAGCGGTCGACCGCGAGGCCTTGGCCAAGCGCTATGCCGGTCGTGAGCTGGAAGTGGTGGACGTTTCCGAAGTGCAGCTCGATGGTGCCAGCGCGCTGTCGGTGACCTTTTCCGTGCCGCTGGATCCCGACCAGCGCTTCGCCGAGCGCCTGCACCTGGTCGACAGCAAGGACGGCAAGGTCGATGGCGCCTGGGAAATCACCGACAGCCTCAACGAGCTGCGCCTGCGCCACCTGGAGCCGCAGCGCAAACTGGTGCTGACCATCGACGCTGGGCTCAAGGCGATCAACGGCAGCAAGCTGGCCGCCGAACACATCAGCCGTTTCGAGACCCGCGACCTGCAGGCCAGCGTCGGTTTCGCCAGCCGCGGTTCGCTGCTGCCGACCCGCCTGGCCGAGGGCCTGCCGGTGATCGCGCTGAACGTCGACAAGGTCAACGTCGAGTTCTTCCGCATCAAGCCCGAGGCACTGCCGCGCTTTCTCTCGCGCTGGGGCCGCGCCAGTAACCTGGATACCTGGGAGGCGCGTGAGCTGCTGCCGATGGCCGACCTGGTCTATGGTGGCCGCTTCGACCTCAACCCGGCGCGCAACACCCGCGAAACCCTGCTGCTGCCGATTGCCGGCCTGGAGCCGTTCAAACAGCCAGGGGTGTACCTGGCGGTGATGCGCGAGGCCGGCAGCTACAGCTATTCGCAACCGGCGACGCTGTTCAGCCTCAGTGACATCGGCCTCTCGGCGCACCGTTACCGCGACCGTCTGGACGTCTTTACCCAGGCTTTGGAGGGAGGGGCAGCGCAGTCCGGCGTGCAGCTCGAACTGCTCGATGGCGATGGCGCGTTGCTGGCAGAAGGCAAGACCGATTCCGCTGGCCACGCGCAACTGCCGCTACCGGCCAAGGCCGAGGTGCTGCTGGCCAAGCAGGACGAGCAGACCAGCCTGCTGCGCCTGAACGCACCAGCGCTGGATCTGGCCGAGTTCGACATCACCGGCCCGGCCGCGCATCCACTGCAGTTCTTCGTGTTCGGCCCGCGCGACCTTTATCGCCCGGGTGAAACCGTGCTGCTCAACGGCCTGCTGCGCGATGCCGACGGCAAGCCGGTCAAGGCCCAGCCGGTCAGCGTCGAGGTGCGCCGCCCGGACGAGCAGGTCAGCCGCAAGTTCGTCTGGAACGCGGATGACGATGGCCTCTATCAATACCAGTTGCCACTGGCCGAGGAGGCGCCGACTGGGCGCTGGCAACTGCTGCTGGACCTCGGTGACGGCCATCGGCAGCTCTACGAATTCCTGGTCGAAGACTTCCTGCCCGAGCGCATGGCATTGGAACTCGAAGGTCAGGATGGCCCCATCGCTCCGGGCGACGAAGCCAGCTTCAGCGTCACCGGGCGCTATCTCTATGGCGCCCCGGCGGCGGGCAATCGCCTGTCCGGGCAGCTTTACGTGCGTCCGCTGCGCGAGGCGGTGGCGAGCCTGCCGGGCTACCAGTTCGGCGACATCACCGAGGCGGATCTGACCCAGGATCAGGAGCTGGAGGAGCAGAATCTGGATGAGCAGGGCCATGCCACCCTCACACCGGAAAACCGCTGGGGCGATGCCCGCTCGCCGCTGCGCCTGATTCTCCAGGCCAGCCTGCAGGAGTCCGGTGGCCGGCCCATCACCCGTCGGGTGATCCAGCCGGTATGGCCAGCCGAACGTCTTCCAGGTGTGCGCGGGCTGTTCGATGGCGAAGAAGTGGATGCCGACAGCATGGCCGAATTCGAGGTGCTGGTGGCCGATGCCGAGGGCAACAAGCTGGCTGCCGACAACCTCAACGTGCGCCTGGTGCGCGAGCGCCGCGATTACTTCTGGAGCTTCTCCGACGGTGAAGGCTGGCGCCACAACTACACCGAGAAATTCCTCACCCTCAGCGACGAGCCGCTCAAGGTGGCGGCGGGTGGCACGGCCAAGGTCAGCTTCCCGGTGGAGTGGGGGCCGTATCGCGTCGAGGTGGTGGACAACCAGACCGGCCTGGTCAGCAGCCTGCGCTTCTGGGCTGGCTACCGTTGGCAGGACAACGCCGACGGCGGCGCCGTGCGCCCCGATCAGGTCAAGCTGGCGCTGGACAAGCCTGGCTATGCCGCAGGTGATGTGGCCAGGATCACCGTCACCCCGCCGGCTGCTGGCAATGGCTACCTGCTGGTGGAATCCAGCGACGGCCCGCTGTGGTGGCAGGAAATCAGCGTGCCGGCTGAAGGCAAGACCTTCGAGCTGCCCATCGACGAGAAGTGGGCACGGCATGACCTGTACCTCAGCGCTCTGGTGATCCGCCCCGGCGAGCGCAAGGCGCAGGTCACGCCCAAGCGTGCGGTGGGCCTGCTGCACCTGCCGCTGGAGCGCGCACCGCGCAAGCTGGCGGTGAGCCTGCAGGCGCCCGAGAAGATGCGGCCGAAGCAGCCGCTCAAGGTCAAGGTCAGCGCGCGCAACGCCGATGGCAGCATCCCCGACAAGGTGCACGTACTTCTGGCGGCGGTGGACGTGGGCATCCTCAATATCACCGAGTTCGCCACGCCCGACCCCTTCGCCAGCTTCTTCGGGCGCAAGGGCTATGGTGCCGATCAAATGGACATCTACGGGCAACTGATCGAGGCCCAGGGCCGCATCGCCAGCCTGGCCTTCGGCGGTGATGCCGGTCTCGAAGCCGGCGGCAAACGGCCGGACACCAGCGTGCTGATCGTCGCCCTGCAGAGCGATGCGCTGAAGCTGAACGAGCAGGGTGAGGGTGAAGTCAGCCTGGACATCCCCGACTTCAACGGCGAGCTGCGCCTGATGGCCCAGGCCTGGAGTGACGAGCGCTTCGGCATGGCCGAGGCCAAGACGGTGGTGGCCGCGCCGCTGATCGCCGAACTGTCGATGCCGCGCTTTCTCGCCGGGGGCGACGAAACCACTCTGGCGCTGGACGTCACCAACCTCTCCGGCGCCGCGCAGAAGCTCGACGTGCAGCTCGACGTCAGCGGCCAGTTGCGCCTGCTGGGCAACGCCCAGGCACCGCTGAGCCTCAAGGACGGCCAACGCACCACCCTGCGCATCCCGGTGCGTGCCGAGGGTGGTCTGGGCCAGGGGCATATCCAGGTCAAGGTGCAGGGCCTGAGCCTGCCCAACGAGCAGCTCGGCAGCTTCAGCCGCGACTGGACGCTGGGCGTGCGCCCGGCCTACCCGGCGCAGTTGCAGCACTTCCGTGCGGTGCTCAACGAGGGCGAGCCCTGGAGCATGCCGGCCGGCACCCTGAACCAGTTCGAGCCGGCTGGGTTGGAGGCGGTGCTGGCCCTGTCGAGCCGCCCGCCGCTGAACCTGGGTGAGCAGATCCGCGCGCTCAAGGCCTATCCCTACGGCTGCCTGGAGCAGACCACCAGTGGCCTGTATCCATCCCTCTATGCCGATGCCGCCAGCCTGAAGAAACTGGGCCTCGCAGGTGAGCCGGACGAGCAGCGGCGCAAGAGCATCGAGCTGGGCATCGAACGCCTGCTCGGCATGCAGCGGCACAACGGCGGTTTCGGCCTGTGGAGCGCCGAGAGCGAGGAAGAGTACTGGCTCACCGCCTATGTCACCGACTTCCTCCTGCGCGCCCGCGAACAGGGCTTCGGCGTACCCGCCGAGGCCTTGAAGAAGGCCACCGACCGCCTGTTGCGCTACTTGCAGCAGAGCAGCCTGATCGAAGCCAGCTACAGCCAGGATTCCGCCCATACCCGTTTCGCCGTGCAGGCCTACGCAGGTTACGTGCTGGCGCGCAGCCAACAGGCGCCCCTGGGCGCGCTGCGCAGCCTGTTCGAGCGCCGTGGTGACGCGCGCTCTGGCCTGCCGCTGGTGCAACTGGCCGCCGCGCTGAAACTGATGGGCGATGCGCCGCGCGCCGAGCAGGCGCTGAACCAGGGGCTGATCCTGCAGCGCGATGGCGAGCGCTGGATGGCCGACTACGGCAGCGCCCTGCGTGACCAGGCGTTGATCCTCGCTGTGCTGGAAGAGCAGGACATGGCAGCCGGTCAGCGCGAGCAGCGGCTGTTCGATCTGGCCGACGAACTGGCCAGCCAGCGCTGGTTGTCGACCCAGGAGCGCAACGCGCTGTTCCTCGCCGGGCGCGGCATCCTCGGCAAGCCGGAGCAGGCCTGGAGCGCCAAACTGGCCAGCGGTGCCTTCCAGTTCGAGCTGAGCAATCAGCAGCCGGGCCTCAAGCTCGAACGTGACGAACTGGCCGAGCCGCTGAGTGTGAGCAACGCCGGCAGCGCCACGCTGTACCAGCAACTGACCCTGTCCGGTTACCCGACCCAGGCGCCGCGTGCCGGTGGCGAGAACCTCAGCATCGAGCGCGAATACCTCGGCATGGATGGCCGCCCGCTCGACCTGCAGCGCCTGAACAGCGGCGAACTGGTGCTGGTGCACCTGGCCGTGCGTGCCAAGCAGCGCGTGCCCGATGCCCTGGTGGTGGACCTGCTGCCGGCCGGCCTGGAGCTGGAGAACCAGAACCTGGCTTCGAGTGCGGCGAGCCTCGAGGACGCCGGCAGCAACGTCAAGGAGTGGGGCCGGGCCATGCAGAACGCGCGCATCAAGCATCAGGAATACCGTGGCGACCGCTACGTGGCAGCGGTGGACGTGGATGGCTACGACACCACCCACCTGCTGTACCTGGCCCGCGCCGTGACCCCAGGCAGCTACCGCGTGCCGCCACCGCAGGTGGAGTCCATGTATCGGCCGAACTGGCAGGCCCTGGGCAGCGCGCCGCAGGGGATGGTGGTGCGGGGAAGATAA
- a CDS encoding MATE family efflux transporter — MSALLDAWRHAPTQRKVWALAAPMILSNLSIPLVALVDTAVIGHLPHAHQLAAVAVGGSLYTLLTWAMGFLRMGSTGFAAQAAGREDGGALRQVLLQGLGLGVLLALLLSLVALPFSQAALGLMQPSAELDQLARAYFHIRLFGLPASLATYALIGWLLGTQSARGPLLILLTANLLNVSLDLLFVLGLEWGVAGAAWASVIAEWSGALIGLWLTRAALARYPGQLDRAALRRWRNWRPLLAVNRDIFIRTLALQLVFFLITVQGTRLGDATVAANALLLNGLTLTAYALDGLAHAVEALCGHALGARDRLALRRALLVAGAWSLLASLGFALFFLLGGQMFVNLLTNIAEVRELAAQFLPYLAALPLLAVWSYLLDGLFIGATRAREMRNAMLAALLLALPIALALHGLGNHGLWLAFLSFMGLRALLLGVYAWQLSRHGQWFPPRSPGETANAQSPTTRQ, encoded by the coding sequence ATGTCCGCCCTGCTCGATGCCTGGCGCCATGCCCCGACCCAACGCAAGGTCTGGGCACTGGCCGCGCCGATGATCCTTTCCAACCTGTCGATCCCACTGGTGGCGCTGGTCGACACCGCCGTGATCGGCCACCTGCCGCACGCCCATCAACTGGCGGCGGTGGCGGTCGGCGGCAGCCTCTATACCCTGCTGACCTGGGCCATGGGTTTTCTGCGCATGGGCAGCACCGGCTTCGCCGCACAGGCCGCCGGACGCGAGGATGGCGGCGCCTTGCGCCAGGTGCTGCTGCAAGGGCTTGGTCTGGGCGTGCTGCTCGCCCTGCTGCTGAGCCTGGTGGCCCTGCCCTTCAGCCAGGCCGCGCTGGGCCTGATGCAACCTTCGGCCGAACTGGATCAGTTGGCCCGCGCCTATTTCCACATCCGCCTGTTCGGCCTGCCCGCCAGCCTGGCGACCTACGCCCTGATCGGCTGGCTGCTGGGCACGCAGAGCGCGCGTGGCCCGCTGCTCATCCTGCTGACCGCCAACCTGCTCAACGTGAGCCTGGATCTGCTCTTCGTACTTGGCCTGGAATGGGGCGTGGCCGGCGCCGCCTGGGCCTCGGTGATCGCCGAATGGAGCGGCGCGCTGATCGGCCTGTGGCTGACGCGCGCGGCGCTCGCCCGCTACCCCGGCCAGCTCGATCGGGCGGCGCTACGCCGCTGGCGCAACTGGCGCCCGTTGCTGGCGGTCAATCGCGACATTTTCATCCGCACCCTGGCCCTGCAACTGGTGTTCTTCCTCATCACCGTGCAGGGCACGCGCCTGGGTGATGCCACGGTGGCCGCCAATGCCCTGTTGCTCAACGGCCTGACGCTGACCGCCTATGCCCTGGACGGCCTGGCGCATGCGGTGGAGGCGCTATGCGGCCATGCCCTAGGGGCGCGCGACCGCCTTGCCCTGCGCCGCGCCCTACTGGTGGCCGGCGCCTGGTCGCTGCTGGCCAGCCTCGGCTTCGCCCTGTTCTTCCTGCTCGGCGGGCAGATGTTCGTCAACCTGCTGACCAATATCGCCGAGGTGCGCGAGCTGGCCGCGCAATTTCTGCCGTACCTGGCCGCGCTACCGCTGCTGGCGGTGTGGAGCTATCTGCTCGATGGCCTGTTCATCGGCGCCACCCGAGCCCGCGAGATGCGCAATGCCATGCTCGCCGCGCTGCTGCTGGCATTACCGATCGCCCTGGCCCTGCACGGCCTGGGCAACCATGGCCTGTGGCTGGCCTTTCTCAGCTTCATGGGACTGCGCGCGTTGCTACTGGGCGTCTATGCTTGGCAACTGAGCCGCCATGGCCAATGGTTCCCGCCTCGTAGCCCAGGAGAGACCGCCAATGCTCAGAGCCCAACTACCCGTCAATGA
- a CDS encoding sensor domain-containing diguanylate cyclase has protein sequence MLRAQLPVNEVERQQALDRLELVDTPAEPCLDAITRLARELFGVKTALVSLVDNDRQWFKSRQGLDIAETPRSISYCSYAVLKDKPLFIENSDKDPRFAGKEIALSNPGARFYAGWPLHDGEGLPLGTLCLADPQPRRLTARQKCQLRDLAYLAESYLHLQHNAQQADELRDALDREQRKAMLDPLTQLWNRAGLLHFLPLQRAATERNGLRLGLIYCDLDHFKQVNDRHGHDAGDRVLWESARRMSAAVRPQDVVTRNGGEEFVILTQVRTPQELLQIAERIRLAMAEQPIPLDDTELRQTVSLGCALLGSEEDSNDALKRADQALYRAKDSGRNRSELAP, from the coding sequence ATGCTCAGAGCCCAACTACCCGTCAATGAGGTCGAGCGTCAGCAGGCATTGGATCGCCTGGAACTGGTGGATACCCCTGCCGAGCCGTGCCTCGATGCGATCACCCGTCTGGCGCGCGAGCTGTTCGGCGTGAAGACGGCGCTGGTCAGCCTGGTGGACAACGACCGCCAGTGGTTCAAGAGCCGCCAGGGGCTGGACATAGCCGAAACGCCGCGCAGCATCTCCTACTGCTCCTACGCCGTGCTCAAGGACAAGCCCTTGTTCATCGAGAACAGCGATAAAGATCCGCGCTTCGCCGGCAAGGAAATCGCCCTGAGCAACCCTGGGGCGCGCTTCTATGCCGGCTGGCCGCTGCACGATGGTGAAGGCTTGCCGCTCGGTACGCTCTGCCTGGCCGACCCGCAACCCAGGCGCCTCACGGCTCGGCAGAAGTGCCAACTCCGTGATCTGGCCTACCTGGCCGAGAGTTATCTCCACCTGCAGCACAACGCGCAGCAGGCGGACGAGCTGCGTGACGCGCTCGATCGTGAACAGCGCAAGGCCATGCTCGACCCTCTGACCCAACTGTGGAATCGCGCCGGCCTGCTGCACTTTCTGCCCCTGCAGCGCGCCGCCACCGAGCGCAACGGTCTGCGCCTGGGGCTGATCTACTGCGACCTCGATCACTTCAAGCAGGTCAACGACCGCCATGGCCATGATGCGGGTGACCGGGTGCTGTGGGAAAGCGCCCGACGCATGAGCGCTGCAGTGCGGCCGCAAGACGTGGTGACGCGCAATGGTGGCGAAGAGTTCGTCATTCTCACCCAGGTGCGCACACCGCAGGAGCTGCTGCAGATCGCCGAGCGCATCCGCCTGGCCATGGCCGAACAGCCCATCCCACTCGATGACACCGAACTACGCCAAACCGTCAGCCTCGGCTGCGCCCTGCTAGGCAGCGAGGAAGACAGCAACGACGCGCTCAAACGAGCCGACCAGGCGCTGTACCGAGCCAAGGACAGCGGACGCAATCGCAGTGAACTGGCCCCCTGA
- a CDS encoding DUF2214 family protein yields the protein MTNAFFAYLHFIAIFALFALLSIEHVLFKAPLDLLRARSLMITDIAYGVCASVVLLTGLARVLWFGKGTAYYLGNALFHAKVGLFILAALLSIMPTYVFFNWRNALRAGQVPEPSPRQITLVTWSIRLELLLLLVIPLLATLMARGFGVMG from the coding sequence ATGACCAACGCCTTCTTCGCCTACCTGCACTTCATCGCGATCTTCGCCCTGTTCGCCCTGCTCAGCATCGAGCACGTGCTGTTCAAGGCGCCGCTGGATCTGCTGCGCGCGCGTAGCCTGATGATCACCGACATCGCCTACGGCGTCTGTGCCAGCGTCGTGCTACTGACCGGCCTGGCGCGGGTACTGTGGTTCGGCAAGGGTACGGCCTACTACCTGGGCAACGCCCTGTTCCATGCCAAGGTCGGGCTGTTCATCCTCGCTGCCCTGCTGTCGATCATGCCCACCTATGTGTTCTTCAACTGGCGCAACGCCCTGCGGGCCGGCCAGGTGCCCGAGCCCAGCCCCCGGCAGATCACCCTGGTGACCTGGAGCATCCGCCTGGAGCTGCTGCTGTTGCTGGTCATCCCGCTGCTGGCCACATTGATGGCGCGTGGCTTTGGCGTGATGGGCTGA